Proteins from one Planctomyces sp. SH-PL62 genomic window:
- a CDS encoding MOSC domain-containing protein, whose translation MAGVVGDLAAIQVGRPRRLGIEGAADPMDRPWESGIVKEPATGPIMLRRINLDGDDQADRVYHGGPDKAVCCYPAAHYPGWRMELGLPDLAFGGFGENFTTGGLVESGVCIGDVWRVGEAVVQVSQPRQPCWKLARRWKIKTLTRRVQESGRTGWYVRVLTEGLVTAGSPIRLVERPHPEWTVAEANRIMHRDRDDLDGAAALAALPALSASWKATLQGRVESGVEPDPAARLEGRGSP comes from the coding sequence ATGGCGGGAGTGGTCGGCGACCTTGCGGCGATCCAGGTGGGACGGCCGCGAAGGCTGGGGATCGAGGGGGCGGCCGACCCGATGGACCGCCCCTGGGAGAGCGGGATCGTGAAAGAGCCGGCGACCGGCCCGATCATGCTCCGTCGCATCAACCTGGACGGCGACGACCAGGCCGACAGGGTGTATCACGGCGGCCCCGACAAGGCCGTCTGCTGCTATCCCGCGGCGCATTACCCCGGCTGGCGGATGGAGTTGGGCCTTCCCGACCTGGCCTTCGGCGGGTTCGGCGAGAACTTCACCACCGGCGGCCTGGTGGAGTCGGGCGTCTGCATCGGCGACGTCTGGCGGGTGGGCGAGGCGGTCGTCCAGGTCTCGCAGCCCCGGCAGCCCTGCTGGAAGCTCGCCCGCCGCTGGAAGATCAAGACGCTCACGCGGCGAGTCCAGGAGTCCGGCCGCACCGGCTGGTACGTCCGCGTCCTGACCGAAGGACTCGTCACGGCCGGCTCGCCGATCCGGCTCGTCGAACGACCCCATCCGGAATGGACCGTTGCCGAGGCCAACCGGATCATGCACCGCGACAGGGACGACCTCGACGGCGCGGCGGCCCTCGCCGCGCTTCCCGCGCTCTCGGCCAGCTGGAAGGCGACGCTCCAGGGCCGCGTCGAGAGTGGCGTCGAGCCCGATCCGGCGGCCCGGCTGGAAGGCCGGGGGAGCCCCTGA
- a CDS encoding riboflavin synthase: protein MFTGLVEAMGRIEAAVDEDGGKRFAVRWEGLDAPLAIGESVAVNGCCLSVVASGPERFELQAGPETLLRTNLGGRKPGDRVNLERSVRVGDRLGGHIVQGHVDATAALRERRTEGEWEFLAFDVDPAWTVLMVPKGSIAVDGVSLTLVDVGPADFSIMLIPHTLSVTTLGLLKPGDRVNIETDVLAKHVQKLLGQVR from the coding sequence GTGTTCACGGGTTTGGTCGAGGCGATGGGGCGGATCGAGGCGGCGGTCGACGAGGACGGCGGCAAGCGGTTCGCCGTCCGCTGGGAGGGGCTCGACGCCCCCCTGGCGATCGGCGAGAGCGTCGCCGTCAACGGCTGCTGCCTCTCGGTCGTCGCCTCCGGGCCGGAGCGGTTCGAGCTCCAGGCCGGACCGGAGACCCTGCTCCGCACCAACCTCGGCGGCCGGAAGCCAGGCGACCGGGTCAACCTCGAACGCTCGGTCCGGGTCGGCGACCGCCTCGGCGGCCACATCGTCCAGGGCCACGTCGACGCCACCGCCGCCCTCCGCGAACGCCGGACCGAGGGGGAGTGGGAATTCCTGGCGTTCGACGTGGACCCGGCGTGGACCGTCTTGATGGTCCCCAAGGGGTCGATCGCCGTCGACGGCGTCAGCCTGACCCTGGTGGACGTGGGACCGGCGGATTTCTCGATCATGCTGATCCCGCACACGCTGTCCGTGACGACCCTGGGGCTTTTGAAGCCGGGCGACCGCGTCAACATCGAGACCGACGTCCTCGCCAAGCACGTCCAGAAACTCCTGGGACAGGTCCGCTGA
- a CDS encoding epimerase — translation MTGAADDRGRGLVVVAGGSGFLGVSLATHLAALGRSVVILSRKPPRPSGPWRHVAWDGRTLGDWARELDGASGLVNLAGRSVDCIKTPDHRDEILRSRLESTRVLGLAVRALDAPPPVWAQMSTAHIYGDPPGLVCSEDSPFGLGLAPAVGRAWEEEFARSVLPAQRPVAFRTSFVVGRDRGAGGGALARLRTLVRLGLGGRVGSGSQGMSWIHEADMNRLFERALDDPAMRGAYIASSPEPVPQREFMRALRRAVGVPIGLPAPAWLVRIGAPLVMRTDPELALYGRYVVSKRLEEEGFAFRFPGLDAALADLLGGPSPGR, via the coding sequence ATGACCGGGGCCGCCGACGATCGAGGACGCGGGCTGGTGGTCGTCGCCGGGGGGAGCGGCTTCCTGGGGGTCTCGCTGGCGACGCACCTCGCGGCCCTGGGCCGATCCGTGGTCATCCTCTCCCGCAAGCCCCCCCGGCCGTCCGGCCCGTGGCGGCACGTCGCCTGGGACGGCCGCACGCTGGGCGATTGGGCTCGTGAACTGGACGGCGCGAGCGGCCTGGTGAACCTGGCGGGCCGCAGCGTCGACTGCATCAAGACCCCCGACCATCGGGACGAAATCCTCCGGTCGCGGCTGGAGTCGACGCGCGTCCTGGGGCTCGCCGTCCGCGCCTTGGACGCGCCGCCCCCGGTCTGGGCGCAGATGAGCACGGCGCACATCTACGGCGATCCGCCCGGTCTCGTCTGCTCCGAGGATTCCCCGTTCGGCCTCGGCCTGGCGCCGGCGGTCGGCCGGGCGTGGGAGGAGGAGTTCGCCCGAAGCGTCCTCCCCGCGCAGCGCCCCGTCGCCTTCCGGACGAGCTTCGTCGTCGGCCGCGATCGCGGCGCCGGCGGCGGCGCGCTCGCGAGGCTGCGGACCCTGGTCCGGCTGGGCCTGGGGGGTCGGGTCGGGTCGGGCTCCCAGGGAATGAGCTGGATCCACGAGGCCGACATGAACCGGCTGTTCGAACGCGCCCTGGACGACCCGGCGATGCGGGGCGCATACATCGCCTCCTCCCCGGAGCCCGTCCCCCAGCGCGAATTCATGCGGGCGCTCCGCCGCGCCGTCGGCGTGCCGATCGGTCTGCCCGCCCCCGCGTGGCTCGTCCGCATCGGCGCCCCGCTGGTCATGCGGACCGACCCGGAGCTGGCTCTCTACGGCCGCTACGTCGTCTCGAAGCGGCTGGAGGAAGAGGGCTTCGCGTTTCGCTTCCCCGGCCTCGACGCGGCCCTGGCCGACCTGCTCGGCGGCCCGAGCCCCGGGCGCTGA
- a CDS encoding aldo/keto reductase produces the protein MTPALNRRDFLASTATAAALAAAGTSRAAGALASNALPAGPQARVILGKTGIETSLIGMGSGTVGGGQSSNQTKLGVKGFTKVVRHALDLGVTLFDVADQYGSHVYLREALKGVPREKYQIQTKTHATDAVTARDHLQRYRLELGVDYIDILLLHCMTKTGWDHEHTGAMEALMQAKEEKLIRAHGTSCHGMDPLRTSAKLPFVEIDLARINPEGLIMDDKKPDEVASVLQEMHDAGKGVIGMKILGEGKIDEPGRIDASLRYVLGLGTVDSFIIGFQSTDQVDDILKRTEAAIGALKA, from the coding sequence ATGACGCCCGCCCTCAACCGCCGCGACTTCCTCGCCTCCACCGCGACCGCCGCGGCGCTCGCCGCCGCCGGGACCTCGCGCGCCGCCGGGGCCCTCGCCTCGAACGCCCTCCCCGCCGGCCCGCAGGCCCGCGTGATCCTGGGCAAGACGGGCATCGAGACCTCGCTCATCGGCATGGGGAGCGGGACCGTCGGCGGCGGCCAGTCCAGCAACCAGACCAAGCTGGGCGTCAAGGGCTTCACCAAGGTCGTCCGCCACGCGCTCGACCTCGGCGTCACCCTGTTCGACGTCGCCGACCAGTACGGCTCCCACGTCTACCTCCGCGAGGCCCTCAAGGGGGTCCCCCGCGAGAAGTACCAGATCCAGACCAAGACCCACGCCACCGACGCCGTCACCGCCCGCGACCACCTTCAGCGCTACCGCCTGGAACTGGGCGTCGACTACATCGACATCCTCCTGCTCCACTGCATGACCAAGACCGGCTGGGACCACGAGCACACCGGCGCGATGGAAGCCCTGATGCAGGCCAAGGAGGAGAAGCTCATCCGCGCCCACGGCACCAGCTGCCACGGCATGGACCCGCTGCGGACCTCCGCCAAGCTCCCCTTCGTCGAGATCGACCTCGCCCGGATCAACCCCGAAGGGCTGATCATGGACGACAAGAAGCCCGACGAGGTCGCCTCCGTCCTGCAAGAAATGCACGACGCCGGCAAGGGCGTCATCGGCATGAAGATCCTCGGCGAAGGCAAGATCGACGAGCCCGGCCGCATCGACGCCTCCCTCCGCTACGTCCTCGGCCTCGGAACCGTCGACTCCTTCATCATCGGCTTCCAGTCCACCGACCAGGTCGACGACATCCTCAAGCGCACCGAGGCCGCCATCGGCGCCCTCAAGGCCTGA
- a CDS encoding DUF1592 domain-containing protein: MTRSTIRRAVLALGCLLAAGTGFSREPGPDPDGTDAFQSRVLPLLEKYCINCHMEGDAKADLALDLYDDQAAALKDGKTWLRVLDALDGGTMPPPNKPRPTLAEIETVTGWIEHDYLAAQCGEGRPPAPVVIRRLNRQEYDNTIRDLLGVDLKLAATLFPADDVGFGFDNVGSALNVSPILVEKYLDAAEAALAAAIRPPDVAAFAPRELIGLQTHRLPPDKPVEFEHTLRPGRYLVDFSLVRVGVAESVAPPRLIVGLGKDRRTVEAVAVQDETVVYRYWLTVVDGDASAFVALAPGEEKGENVVAPSQVGAAAGGDQRYGSDRGLHVDSMVVRGPLVVDPASLPESHRRLLPETPGLGDAARLDAARATVSRFVDLAFRRPASAEDVDRVLTVFRLADDRGESFERAAQVALTSVLASPRFLYLVEPDAGTPSVDRPLDEFELASRLSYFLWSSMPDEPLFAQARAGTLRANLREQVGRMLDDPKSSAFTSNFAGQWLQLRRLEGVAPDPDRFPGFDEALRASMREETERFFAYVLHEDRSILELLDADYTFVNPSLAKHYGIDGVDGEGFRRVSLTDGRRGGVLTQASVLTLTSNPNRTSPVKRGQFILQQLLGTPPPPPPPDIPKLDDDGHAGDPDASLRERMERHRADPQCASCHQQMDALGFALENYDAVGRWRVNDGEAPIDASGELSGGRSFRDVRELKNVLRGTATRKFAQCLIKNMLTYALGRGLEPADFCTVEDVRSRLAGDGWRVRNVVLGIVESRAFQNRGVAP; the protein is encoded by the coding sequence ATGACCAGATCGACGATCCGACGCGCCGTCCTCGCCCTCGGCTGCCTGCTGGCGGCCGGGACGGGGTTCTCTCGCGAGCCGGGGCCGGACCCGGACGGGACCGACGCCTTCCAGTCGCGGGTGCTGCCGCTGCTGGAGAAATACTGCATCAACTGCCACATGGAGGGGGACGCCAAGGCCGACCTGGCGCTCGACCTCTACGACGACCAGGCGGCGGCGCTGAAGGACGGCAAGACCTGGCTCCGGGTGCTCGACGCCCTCGACGGCGGTACGATGCCGCCGCCGAACAAGCCCCGGCCCACGCTCGCCGAGATCGAGACCGTCACCGGCTGGATCGAGCACGACTACCTGGCCGCCCAGTGCGGCGAGGGCCGCCCCCCCGCCCCGGTGGTGATCCGTCGCCTGAACCGGCAAGAATATGACAACACGATCCGCGACCTCCTGGGCGTGGATTTGAAGCTGGCCGCGACCCTCTTCCCGGCCGACGACGTGGGCTTCGGCTTCGACAACGTGGGCTCGGCCCTCAACGTCTCGCCGATCCTGGTGGAGAAGTACCTGGACGCCGCCGAGGCCGCCCTGGCCGCCGCGATCCGGCCCCCGGACGTCGCCGCGTTCGCCCCCCGAGAGCTGATCGGCCTGCAGACCCACCGCCTCCCCCCCGACAAGCCCGTCGAGTTCGAGCACACGCTCAGGCCCGGCCGGTATCTGGTCGATTTCAGCCTGGTGCGCGTGGGCGTCGCGGAGTCGGTCGCCCCCCCTCGCCTGATCGTCGGCCTGGGGAAAGACCGGCGCACCGTCGAGGCCGTCGCCGTGCAGGACGAGACGGTCGTCTACCGCTACTGGCTCACCGTCGTCGACGGCGACGCCTCGGCCTTCGTGGCGCTCGCCCCCGGCGAGGAGAAGGGGGAGAACGTCGTCGCCCCGAGCCAGGTCGGCGCGGCGGCCGGCGGAGATCAACGCTACGGGTCCGATCGCGGCCTGCACGTCGACTCGATGGTCGTCCGGGGGCCGCTCGTGGTCGACCCGGCGAGCCTCCCCGAGTCCCACCGGCGGCTCCTCCCCGAGACCCCCGGGCTCGGCGACGCGGCCCGGCTCGACGCCGCCCGTGCGACGGTCTCGCGGTTCGTCGACCTCGCGTTTCGGCGGCCCGCGTCCGCCGAGGACGTCGATCGCGTCCTGACGGTCTTCCGGCTGGCCGACGATCGGGGCGAGAGCTTCGAGCGTGCGGCGCAGGTGGCCCTCACGTCGGTCCTGGCCTCGCCGAGATTCCTGTATCTCGTCGAGCCCGACGCCGGGACGCCGAGCGTCGACCGGCCGCTCGACGAGTTCGAGCTGGCCAGCCGGCTCTCCTACTTCCTCTGGAGCAGCATGCCCGACGAGCCGCTGTTCGCCCAAGCCCGCGCCGGGACGCTGCGGGCGAACCTCCGCGAGCAGGTGGGCCGGATGCTCGACGACCCGAAGTCCTCGGCCTTCACGTCCAACTTCGCCGGCCAGTGGCTGCAACTCCGCCGTTTGGAAGGCGTCGCCCCGGACCCCGACCGATTCCCGGGCTTCGACGAGGCCCTCCGGGCGTCGATGCGCGAGGAGACGGAACGGTTCTTCGCCTACGTCCTGCATGAAGATCGGAGCATCCTGGAACTCCTGGACGCCGATTATACGTTCGTGAATCCGTCGCTGGCGAAGCACTACGGGATCGACGGGGTCGACGGCGAGGGCTTCCGCCGGGTCTCGCTGACGGACGGCCGCCGGGGAGGCGTGCTGACGCAGGCGAGCGTGCTGACCCTGACCTCGAACCCGAACCGGACCTCGCCGGTGAAGCGCGGGCAGTTCATCCTCCAGCAGTTGCTGGGGACGCCCCCCCCGCCGCCCCCCCCGGACATCCCCAAGCTCGACGACGACGGCCACGCCGGCGACCCCGACGCCTCGCTCCGCGAACGGATGGAGCGGCACCGGGCCGACCCCCAGTGCGCCTCGTGCCACCAGCAGATGGACGCCCTGGGGTTCGCGCTGGAGAACTACGACGCCGTCGGCCGCTGGCGCGTCAACGACGGCGAGGCGCCGATCGACGCCTCGGGCGAACTGTCCGGGGGCCGGTCGTTCCGCGACGTCCGCGAGCTGAAGAACGTCCTGCGCGGGACGGCGACCCGAAAATTCGCGCAGTGCCTGATCAAAAACATGCTAACCTATGCCCTGGGCCGAGGCCTGGAGCCGGCCGACTTCTGCACCGTGGAGGACGTCCGATCGCGGCTGGCCGGCGACGGCTGGCGGGTCCGCAACGTCGTCCTCGGGATCGTCGAGAGCCGCGCCTTCCAGAATCGGGGCGTCGCCCCCTGA
- a CDS encoding B12-binding domain-containing radical SAM protein translates to MELTRRPKHDVYTAPGAYRELEARVRRRTLGKGVRTLFMTAFDRRTRLGPYVFVDKSLIPGAARAVGSALHAAGLTSTRLVLQAWSGGVLPSRARIDGAAPDLFLVSGMQIHSRSAYRLTEDAWNMGAARPLIIAGGAKASYEPWDFFGLGKDGRAGADVVVTGEEFVLLELLDRILEYKGEGESWREGFDRARAAGALHGVAGLVFAPEPGETAPEALVDTGPQRLVRDLDELPLPFDGLGLFEPPHKGAELAEKPLAATGLKDHAALLTVVMTHGCKFHCPYCPIPGYNQGTYRHKSPRRIVEELAGIVERSGMATFFGADDNFFNNREATESLLTEMARGTAGGKPFRDAVWIGTEATEHDVDRNSDLLPLAREAGVRAVWFGIEDMTASLVKKGQTPEKTRIVFRKLLDHDIAPMPMIMHHDEQPLFTFRGLYGLLNQVRFLRKVGAVSMQITFLTPMVGSKSYERYFEEGLMMREVDGEVVDDSHFDGNHCLTTGSARPWRKQANLFVAYAAFYNPLSFARDLLKKRDGLWKFRLMYQVLGQLGLARSIFNGSRWLRRLFTGRIAVHHAARPPKFPMIAADADFPSTFTGARI, encoded by the coding sequence ATGGAATTGACGAGAAGGCCGAAGCACGACGTCTACACCGCACCCGGGGCCTACCGCGAACTGGAGGCGCGAGTGCGCCGGCGGACGCTTGGCAAGGGGGTGCGGACGCTGTTCATGACCGCGTTCGACAGGCGGACGCGGCTCGGCCCTTACGTCTTCGTCGACAAGTCGCTGATCCCCGGCGCGGCGAGGGCGGTGGGATCGGCCCTGCACGCGGCGGGGCTCACCAGCACGCGGCTGGTGCTCCAGGCGTGGTCGGGAGGCGTGCTGCCGAGCCGGGCGCGGATCGACGGCGCGGCGCCGGACCTGTTCCTGGTCTCCGGGATGCAGATCCACAGCCGGTCGGCCTATCGGCTGACCGAGGACGCCTGGAACATGGGCGCGGCCCGCCCCCTGATCATCGCCGGCGGGGCCAAGGCGTCGTACGAGCCCTGGGACTTCTTCGGCCTGGGGAAAGACGGCCGCGCGGGGGCCGACGTGGTCGTCACGGGCGAGGAGTTCGTGCTGCTGGAACTGCTCGACCGGATCCTTGAATACAAGGGGGAAGGCGAGTCGTGGCGGGAGGGTTTCGACCGCGCCCGGGCCGCCGGGGCGCTGCACGGCGTCGCGGGTCTGGTCTTCGCCCCCGAGCCGGGGGAGACGGCGCCCGAGGCCCTCGTCGACACCGGCCCCCAGCGCCTGGTGCGCGACCTCGACGAGCTGCCGCTGCCGTTCGACGGCCTGGGCCTCTTCGAGCCGCCCCACAAGGGCGCCGAACTGGCCGAGAAGCCGCTGGCCGCGACCGGGCTCAAGGACCATGCGGCGCTGCTGACGGTCGTCATGACGCACGGCTGCAAGTTCCACTGCCCGTACTGCCCGATCCCGGGCTACAACCAGGGGACGTATCGACATAAAAGCCCGCGCAGGATCGTCGAGGAGCTGGCGGGGATCGTCGAGCGCAGCGGCATGGCGACGTTCTTCGGCGCGGACGACAACTTCTTCAACAACCGCGAGGCGACCGAGTCGCTGCTCACGGAGATGGCCCGGGGGACGGCGGGGGGGAAGCCGTTCCGCGACGCCGTCTGGATCGGCACCGAGGCCACCGAGCACGACGTCGACCGCAACAGCGACCTGCTCCCGCTGGCCCGCGAGGCCGGCGTGCGGGCCGTCTGGTTCGGCATCGAGGACATGACGGCCTCGCTGGTCAAGAAGGGCCAGACCCCCGAGAAGACCCGGATCGTCTTCCGCAAGCTCCTCGACCACGACATCGCGCCGATGCCGATGATCATGCACCACGACGAGCAGCCGCTGTTCACGTTCCGGGGGCTCTACGGCCTCTTGAACCAGGTGCGGTTCCTCCGCAAGGTGGGGGCCGTCAGCATGCAGATCACCTTCCTGACGCCCATGGTGGGCTCGAAGAGCTATGAACGCTACTTCGAAGAGGGCCTGATGATGCGCGAGGTCGACGGCGAGGTCGTGGACGACAGCCACTTCGACGGCAACCACTGCCTCACCACCGGCAGCGCGCGGCCGTGGCGCAAGCAGGCGAATTTATTCGTGGCCTACGCCGCGTTCTACAATCCACTGAGCTTCGCCCGCGACCTGCTCAAGAAGCGCGACGGCCTCTGGAAGTTCCGCCTGATGTATCAGGTGCTGGGCCAGCTCGGCCTGGCGCGATCGATCTTCAACGGCTCGCGATGGCTCCGCCGGCTGTTCACCGGCCGGATCGCCGTGCATCACGCCGCACGCCCACCCAAGTTCCCCATGATCGCCGCCGACGCCGACTTCCCATCGACGTTCACCGGCGCGAGGATTTGA
- a CDS encoding DUF1552 domain-containing protein — translation MTNPSRRDMLRGLGAALALPWMESLAPFARAAGAARGADAGKPPVRMSCWYVPNGVHLPTWFPDHAGALVDLPPSLEPLAFARDSLSTFHGLIHNTALTNGDTEGCGHGQGAASFLTGAQAAKSQDAVRVDVSVDQLYARHVGAAARFPSLELGCESPRSGNAFGYSGAYKTHISWRTPTSPAPYELNPKVVFDRLFTRGTNSLTQATVADRDFYRKSLIDYVRDDADRVRRAVSSNDRRKLDQYLTGVREVERRIQQAASPAADLPGDFARPAGVPEDFDEHLRLMCDLMVLAFQTDATRVSSFMLTKEASDRNYPWLGFTDGHHELSHHGNDAEKNRKLRAIDRYHVSILAYMVERMAAIEEADGSTLLDNSMILYGSGIADGDRHDHVNLPVLLVGKGGGALRAGRHHRCRAETPMANVLLTMLQQAGVPIDHFGDSTGTIPGLAV, via the coding sequence ATGACGAACCCCAGCCGTCGCGACATGCTCCGGGGCCTGGGCGCCGCCCTGGCCCTGCCCTGGATGGAGAGCCTGGCCCCCTTCGCCCGGGCCGCCGGCGCGGCGCGCGGCGCCGACGCGGGCAAGCCCCCGGTCCGCATGAGCTGCTGGTACGTCCCCAACGGCGTCCACCTGCCGACGTGGTTCCCCGACCACGCGGGCGCGCTCGTCGACCTGCCGCCGAGCCTCGAACCGCTGGCGTTCGCGCGCGACTCCCTGAGCACCTTCCACGGCCTGATCCACAACACGGCCCTGACCAACGGCGACACCGAGGGCTGCGGCCACGGCCAGGGCGCCGCCAGCTTCCTCACCGGCGCCCAGGCGGCGAAGTCGCAGGACGCCGTCCGCGTCGACGTCTCCGTCGACCAGCTCTACGCCCGGCACGTCGGCGCCGCCGCCCGATTCCCCAGCCTGGAGCTGGGCTGCGAGTCCCCCCGCTCGGGCAACGCGTTCGGCTACAGCGGCGCCTACAAGACCCACATCTCCTGGCGCACGCCGACCTCGCCCGCCCCCTACGAGCTGAACCCCAAGGTCGTCTTCGACCGCCTGTTCACCCGGGGGACCAACAGCCTCACCCAGGCGACCGTGGCCGACCGCGACTTCTACCGCAAGAGCCTCATCGACTACGTCCGCGACGACGCCGACCGCGTCCGCCGCGCCGTCTCCTCGAACGACCGCCGCAAGCTCGACCAGTACCTGACCGGCGTCCGCGAGGTCGAGCGCCGCATCCAGCAGGCCGCCTCCCCCGCCGCCGACCTTCCCGGCGACTTCGCCCGTCCGGCCGGCGTCCCCGAGGACTTCGACGAGCACCTGCGGCTGATGTGCGACCTGATGGTCCTGGCCTTCCAGACCGACGCCACCCGCGTCTCCAGCTTCATGCTCACCAAGGAAGCCTCCGACCGGAACTACCCCTGGCTCGGCTTCACGGACGGCCACCACGAGCTTTCCCACCACGGCAACGACGCCGAGAAGAACCGGAAGCTCCGCGCCATCGACCGCTACCACGTCTCCATCCTGGCCTACATGGTCGAGAGGATGGCGGCGATCGAGGAGGCCGACGGCTCCACCCTGCTCGACAACTCCATGATCCTCTACGGCAGCGGCATCGCCGACGGCGACCGCCACGACCACGTCAACCTCCCGGTGCTCCTCGTCGGCAAGGGGGGCGGCGCCCTCCGCGCCGGCCGCCACCACCGTTGCCGCGCCGAGACCCCGATGGCCAACGTCCTCCTCACCATGCTCCAGCAGGCGGGCGTCCCCATCGACCACTTCGGCGACAGCACCGGAACGATCCCCGGCCTGGCGGTCTAG
- the rsmA gene encoding 16S rRNA (adenine(1518)-N(6)/adenine(1519)-N(6))-dimethyltransferase RsmA, which yields MPTRQTQSYLRGLFRRRGLSPRHRLGQNFLIDLNIHDVIVEQAGVGPDDVVLEVGPGAGALTALMAERGARVLAVEVDPGMAELTAEAVAESPNARVLNIDALASKHLIAPEVLEALDQIREGRPYRLVANLPYNIATPLIMNLLVDDAHRPASMVVTIQKELGERMIAAPGAPDNSALSILIQALAEVEIARILPPSVFWPRPKVDSAVVVIRPVAEKREAVGDLAWFHRFVRDVFLHRRKNLRVVLSKLAPEGIAKADVDAVLESVGIDGRLRAEALEVPRWIALAQALHASWGGVLPVEAEGAEPAEEPDDG from the coding sequence ATGCCCACCCGACAGACGCAATCGTACCTCCGGGGCCTGTTCCGCCGTCGAGGGCTCTCGCCCCGGCATCGCCTGGGCCAGAACTTCCTCATCGACCTGAACATCCACGACGTGATCGTCGAGCAGGCCGGCGTCGGCCCCGACGACGTGGTGCTCGAAGTCGGCCCCGGCGCAGGGGCGTTGACCGCCCTCATGGCCGAGCGCGGGGCGCGGGTTCTGGCCGTCGAGGTCGACCCCGGCATGGCCGAGCTGACGGCCGAGGCCGTCGCCGAATCGCCCAACGCGCGGGTGCTCAACATCGACGCCCTGGCCTCCAAGCACCTCATCGCCCCCGAGGTCCTCGAAGCCCTGGACCAGATCCGCGAGGGCCGCCCGTACCGGCTCGTCGCCAACCTGCCGTACAACATCGCCACGCCGCTGATCATGAACCTGCTGGTCGACGACGCCCACCGACCGGCCTCGATGGTCGTCACCATCCAGAAGGAGCTGGGCGAGCGGATGATCGCCGCCCCCGGAGCCCCGGACAACAGCGCGCTCTCGATCCTGATCCAGGCGTTGGCGGAGGTGGAGATCGCCCGCATCCTCCCCCCGTCGGTCTTCTGGCCCCGCCCCAAGGTGGATTCGGCGGTCGTCGTGATCCGCCCCGTCGCCGAGAAGCGCGAGGCCGTCGGCGACCTGGCGTGGTTCCATCGGTTCGTCCGCGACGTCTTTTTGCACCGCCGCAAGAACCTCCGCGTCGTCCTCTCCAAGCTGGCCCCCGAGGGGATCGCCAAGGCCGACGTCGACGCCGTGCTGGAATCCGTCGGCATCGACGGCCGCCTCCGCGCCGAGGCGCTGGAGGTCCCCCGCTGGATCGCGCTGGCGCAGGCCCTGCACGCCAGCTGGGGCGGCGTTCTCCCGGTCGAAGCGGAAGGGGCCGAGCCCGCCGAAGAGCCCGACGACGGATGA